In Thermovenabulum gondwanense, one genomic interval encodes:
- a CDS encoding YhdT family protein: MKDSKLKDDPRYVQTNRETLAVFILLIVNIIWWFAFAYGLGSESPDEYSYILGFPSWFFLSCIASLIVFSILLIMVVSFVFKDIPLDPLDEEILGGDDK; encoded by the coding sequence ATGAAGGATAGTAAATTAAAAGATGATCCGAGGTATGTCCAGACAAATAGAGAAACTTTAGCAGTATTTATTCTTCTTATTGTTAACATAATTTGGTGGTTTGCTTTTGCTTATGGTTTGGGCTCTGAATCGCCAGATGAATACTCTTACATTTTAGGTTTTCCTTCATGGTTTTTTTTGAGTTGCATAGCAAGCCTCATAGTATTTAGCATTTTACTTATTATGGTTGTTTCCTTTGTCTTTAAAGATATACCTCTTGATCCTTTGGATGAAGAAATCTTAGGAGGTGATGATAAATGA
- the panF gene encoding sodium/pantothenate symporter codes for MNISKDILIQIWVPLIIYLFLVLYIGFYSNRITKQKEGGFLSEYFLGNRNFGGFVVAMTLVATYTSASSFLGGPGTAYNQGLGWVLLAMTQLPAAYVTLGILGKRFAIISRKVKAVTLIDVIRERYDNNPAVVWLSSLGAVIFLIVAVVAQFVGGAKLFQTITGLPYIWGLILFGGVVLVYVTYGGFRAVVLTDAVQGTVMFFGTIILLLMVFSKGGGVYNVMQTLYKINPELITPFGVKKFISVPWISSFWVLVCIGILGLPQNALRAMAYKNSKAMHYAMIIGTVVVGVLMLGLHLVGAASKAILPEIPKGLSSDTVIPLVAIKLLPRWVAGILLAAPLAAIMSTVDSQMILISSTIVKDLYLNYINPKATQKQIVNLSILSTALIGLIILLLSIKPPALIIWINLYAFGGLEATFFWLIILGLYWKRANAEGAIASMITGVASFIIISKYWPRPFGMHPIVITLFLGFVAFYTVSLLTKPPKENTIKKFWSV; via the coding sequence ATGAATATCAGTAAAGACATTTTAATACAAATCTGGGTTCCCCTAATAATATACCTATTTTTGGTATTGTATATTGGTTTTTACAGCAATAGGATAACAAAACAAAAGGAAGGTGGTTTCTTAAGCGAGTATTTTTTAGGCAATAGGAATTTTGGTGGTTTTGTGGTTGCAATGACGTTGGTCGCTACATATACGAGCGCTTCCAGCTTTTTGGGGGGGCCAGGGACAGCTTATAATCAAGGTTTGGGATGGGTTTTGCTTGCAATGACCCAGCTTCCCGCTGCATATGTTACCTTAGGGATTTTAGGTAAAAGATTTGCTATTATTTCAAGAAAAGTCAAGGCTGTTACCTTAATTGACGTTATAAGGGAAAGATACGATAATAATCCTGCCGTTGTATGGTTATCATCTTTGGGAGCTGTTATATTTTTAATAGTTGCGGTAGTCGCACAGTTTGTAGGAGGGGCAAAATTATTCCAGACTATAACGGGTTTGCCCTACATTTGGGGGCTCATATTATTTGGTGGTGTTGTGCTTGTATACGTCACCTACGGTGGTTTTAGGGCTGTTGTATTAACGGATGCAGTTCAGGGAACGGTAATGTTTTTTGGTACCATTATTTTATTATTAATGGTATTTTCTAAAGGCGGTGGAGTTTATAACGTTATGCAGACGCTCTATAAAATAAATCCGGAACTTATTACACCTTTTGGGGTAAAAAAATTTATTTCAGTTCCATGGATATCCTCATTTTGGGTTCTGGTTTGTATCGGAATTTTAGGGCTTCCCCAAAATGCATTGAGGGCAATGGCTTATAAAAATTCAAAGGCTATGCATTATGCGATGATTATAGGGACTGTGGTAGTAGGAGTGCTTATGTTAGGTCTTCACCTTGTAGGTGCAGCGTCAAAGGCAATTTTGCCAGAGATACCTAAAGGTTTGTCCAGCGATACTGTTATACCACTTGTGGCCATCAAACTTCTCCCAAGATGGGTGGCAGGAATTTTATTAGCTGCTCCTCTTGCAGCGATAATGTCAACCGTAGATTCACAGATGATATTGATTTCAAGCACTATAGTAAAGGATTTATATTTGAATTATATTAACCCTAAGGCGACACAGAAGCAGATTGTAAATTTGAGCATATTGTCTACTGCTTTAATCGGTTTAATTATCCTTTTACTTTCCATAAAACCTCCTGCATTGATAATTTGGATTAACCTATATGCTTTTGGAGGTCTCGAAGCTACATTCTTCTGGCTAATAATACTCGGTCTTTATTGGAAGCGAGCAAATGCAGAAGGTGCAATAGCGTCTATGATTACAGGAGTGGCAAGTTTTATAATAATAAGCAAGTACTGGCCGAGGCCTTTCGGTATGCACCCGATAGTTATAACTCTTTTTTTAGGTTTTGTGGCTTTTTATACGGTATCCC